In Synergistaceae bacterium, a genomic segment contains:
- a CDS encoding ACT domain-containing protein, with the protein MKAIVTVLGKDRVGIMAKVCGYLAEKNVNILDVSQTIIKEYFDMIMIVDVSGLNCSFAEFTTDLDLLGKEIGLMIRAQKEEIFKSMYRV; encoded by the coding sequence ATGAAAGCAATAGTAACAGTTTTGGGTAAAGACAGAGTTGGGATAATGGCTAAAGTATGTGGATATTTGGCCGAAAAGAATGTAAACATATTAGACGTTTCTCAGACTATTATCAAAGAATATTTCGACATGATAATGATAGTAGACGTAAGCGGACTAAACTGTTCTTTTGCTGAATTTACTACAGATTTGGACCTGTTGGGAAAAGAAATAGGGTTGATGATAAGGGCTCAAAAAGAAGAAATTTTTAAGAGTATGTATAGAGTGTAG